A region from the Curtobacterium sp. MCBA15_012 genome encodes:
- the yidD gene encoding membrane protein insertion efficiency factor YidD — protein MNRTLLTRLGWVLALLPRNACVVVLRVYRAVVSPLYGNVCRYHPSCSRYALEAIQQYGVVRGSAMGAWRIARCNPWAAGGIDDVRERRRPYLVNRFGFVLAPTPQQGSRPVGAHRPVLLTQRTRKA, from the coding sequence ATGAACCGCACCCTGTTGACCCGGCTCGGCTGGGTCCTCGCGTTGCTCCCGCGCAACGCGTGCGTCGTCGTGCTCCGCGTGTACCGCGCGGTGGTCTCCCCGCTGTACGGCAACGTCTGCCGCTACCACCCCTCGTGCTCCCGGTACGCGCTCGAGGCCATCCAGCAGTACGGCGTCGTCCGCGGATCGGCGATGGGCGCGTGGCGCATCGCACGGTGCAACCCCTGGGCCGCCGGCGGCATCGACGACGTGCGTGAGCGACGTCGTCCCTACCTCGTCAACCGGTTCGGGTTCGTGCTCGCGCCGACCCCGCAGCAGGGATCCCGTCCGGTCGGTGCCCACCGCCCGGTCCTGCTCACCCAGCGCACTCGAAAGGCGTGA
- the rnpA gene encoding ribonuclease P protein component, translated as MLARANRIVSGSDYRSVVRRGRRSATAHVVVSVVRRTPGGAVAVDAPTRFGFIVAKTVGNAVTRNLLRRRFKAIAHALLTEVPTGHDVVIRALPAAAGATWPTLLEDVSRSFARGVEKAAA; from the coding sequence GTGTTGGCCCGCGCCAACCGCATCGTCAGCGGTTCCGACTACCGGTCCGTCGTGCGTCGTGGTCGCAGGAGCGCCACGGCGCACGTCGTCGTATCCGTGGTCAGGCGTACTCCCGGTGGCGCAGTCGCGGTCGATGCCCCGACCCGCTTCGGGTTCATCGTCGCGAAGACCGTCGGGAACGCGGTCACGCGGAACCTGCTCCGTCGACGGTTCAAGGCGATCGCGCACGCGCTGCTGACCGAGGTGCCGACCGGGCACGACGTGGTCATCAGGGCACTGCCAGCCGCAGCGGGTGCCACATGGCCTACCCTGCTCGAAGACGTCTCGCGCTCCTTCGCGCGCGGGGTGGAGAAGGCAGCAGCATGA
- the rpmH gene encoding 50S ribosomal protein L34, which yields MSKRTFQPNNRRRAKKHGFRARMRTRAGRAILAARRGKGRTELSA from the coding sequence ATGAGCAAGCGCACCTTCCAGCCGAACAACCGTCGTCGCGCCAAGAAGCACGGCTTCCGCGCCCGCATGCGCACCCGTGCCGGCCGCGCGATCCTCGCCGCACGTCGCGGCAAGGGCCGCACCGAGCTCTCCGCCTGA